In Nitrospirota bacterium, a single genomic region encodes these proteins:
- a CDS encoding cytochrome P450: MVSDDLLAREVVSDPYPYFACLRSEDPVHWNEQWGGWILTKYDDIFSMLQSAPLSSDRYTPFKKLKGSSADSEAVYKVLALWLGSQDPPLHSRLRNAVQKAFTPMTIEALVPEIQATADQLLLGMRGRDRMELLQDFTYPLAATVIARMLGMPLRDLNLIKLWADRVAPIMFMMLGEKGRYGRARQALDEMTEYFKALVHERQAHPTSDLTSALVGVMEKGELAEEEVIATCMVVVFGGHETTMNLMANGLLALLRNPAESERLLRNPEIIDTAVEEFLRFDGPAKSTVRWAKEDFKLDGKTIQEGQRVLVVWAAANRDPARFSEPDRLDLGRHPNPHFAFGQGIHYCLGAPLARREAKVGLTTLVRRLQEIRLAVPETDLEWHPTIIIRGLKSLPIRFTAIQ, from the coding sequence CCGACGATCTCCTCGCGCGTGAAGTCGTCAGCGATCCCTACCCCTACTTCGCGTGCCTCCGTTCGGAAGACCCCGTCCATTGGAACGAGCAATGGGGCGGATGGATCCTGACGAAATACGACGACATCTTTTCGATGCTTCAAAGCGCGCCGCTGTCATCCGACCGCTACACGCCGTTCAAGAAACTGAAGGGCTCATCGGCAGACTCGGAGGCCGTCTACAAGGTGCTGGCGCTCTGGCTCGGTTCACAAGACCCGCCTCTCCATTCACGCCTCCGCAACGCCGTTCAGAAGGCTTTTACGCCGATGACCATCGAAGCGCTGGTTCCGGAGATTCAAGCGACGGCCGATCAGCTCCTGCTCGGAATGCGCGGGCGGGACCGGATGGAACTCCTCCAGGATTTCACTTATCCGTTGGCCGCCACGGTGATCGCGCGGATGCTCGGAATGCCGCTCCGCGATCTGAATCTCATCAAATTGTGGGCCGACCGCGTCGCCCCCATCATGTTCATGATGCTGGGCGAGAAAGGGCGATACGGACGGGCGCGGCAGGCCCTCGATGAAATGACAGAGTACTTCAAAGCTCTCGTACACGAACGACAGGCTCATCCTACGAGCGATCTCACCTCCGCGCTCGTGGGCGTGATGGAAAAGGGCGAGCTCGCCGAAGAGGAAGTCATCGCGACGTGCATGGTCGTGGTCTTCGGCGGCCACGAAACGACGATGAACCTGATGGCCAACGGCCTCCTGGCCCTGCTTCGGAATCCGGCCGAAAGCGAGCGGCTGCTGCGGAATCCGGAGATCATCGATACGGCGGTGGAAGAATTCCTCCGGTTCGACGGGCCCGCCAAATCAACCGTCCGCTGGGCCAAAGAAGATTTCAAACTGGACGGAAAAACGATCCAAGAGGGCCAGCGCGTCCTCGTCGTGTGGGCCGCGGCCAACCGGGACCCGGCCCGTTTTTCCGAGCCGGACCGTCTCGATCTCGGCCGGCATCCCAACCCCCATTTCGCCTTCGGTCAGGGCATCCACTACTGCCTCGGCGCCCCCCTGGCGAGGCGGGAGGCGAAGGTCGGATTGACCACACTCGTGCGCCGATTGCAGGAAATTCGACTGGCCGTTCCCGAGACCGATCTCGAGTGGCATCCGACGATCATCATACGGGGATTGAAATCTCTCCCTATCCGATTTACGGCGATTCAGTAG
- a CDS encoding acyl-CoA dehydrogenase family protein, translating into MTTGIETESAANLRSEARSWIRKNLPKEWRAASAETIGEENYMEIRRAWAKKLYEAGWVGLSWAKEYGGKGLSLVEEVVFAEEEALAQAPDFISRNSVYYIGPTIIAHGNEEQKRRYLPKMLSAEEVWCQGYSEPNAGSDLASLRTAAMKRDGRWIVNGQKTWTTIGNHATWCYFLARTDPSAPKHKGITAFVVDMKTKGITVRPITTITGSTEFSEMFFDDVEVPEENVLGALNQGWKVTMTTLGFERSMNNFARAVLLRSEVEEVARLARRTRRHGRPAIEDGWIAQRLAQCAEEAEALRLTIHRYLPKWAETHQPGPESSVIKIMWSEAHQRLMELALEVLGPGAQLRTGPDAEAKGRWPMMYLFTRAETIYAGTSEIQRNVVAERMLGMPRAKE; encoded by the coding sequence ATGACTACAGGCATCGAAACAGAAAGCGCGGCGAATCTGAGATCCGAGGCGCGGTCTTGGATCCGAAAAAACCTTCCCAAAGAGTGGCGAGCGGCTTCCGCTGAAACCATCGGAGAGGAAAACTACATGGAGATCCGCCGTGCCTGGGCGAAGAAACTCTACGAGGCCGGCTGGGTCGGCCTCTCCTGGGCGAAGGAGTACGGCGGAAAAGGATTGTCGCTCGTGGAGGAGGTCGTTTTCGCCGAGGAGGAAGCGCTGGCGCAGGCGCCGGACTTCATCAGCCGGAACAGCGTGTACTACATTGGTCCGACGATCATTGCGCATGGGAACGAAGAGCAGAAGCGGCGATACCTCCCGAAGATGTTGTCCGCCGAGGAAGTCTGGTGCCAGGGGTATTCGGAGCCGAATGCGGGATCGGACCTGGCCTCCCTGCGGACGGCGGCGATGAAACGGGACGGACGCTGGATCGTGAACGGGCAGAAAACGTGGACCACCATCGGGAACCACGCCACGTGGTGCTATTTCCTGGCACGCACGGATCCGTCGGCGCCGAAACACAAAGGCATCACGGCGTTTGTGGTCGATATGAAAACGAAGGGCATCACCGTTCGTCCGATCACCACGATCACGGGCTCCACCGAATTCTCGGAAATGTTTTTCGACGACGTGGAAGTGCCGGAGGAGAATGTGCTCGGCGCGCTGAATCAGGGATGGAAAGTGACGATGACGACGCTTGGGTTCGAGCGGAGCATGAACAATTTCGCCCGCGCGGTGCTCCTCCGCTCCGAAGTGGAGGAAGTGGCCCGACTGGCCCGGCGAACGAGGCGGCACGGCCGGCCGGCGATCGAAGACGGCTGGATCGCGCAGCGCCTCGCCCAGTGCGCGGAAGAGGCCGAAGCGCTCAGGCTCACGATTCATCGCTACCTGCCCAAATGGGCGGAGACGCATCAGCCGGGGCCGGAATCGTCGGTCATCAAGATCATGTGGTCCGAGGCTCATCAAAGGCTGATGGAATTGGCGCTCGAGGTCCTGGGACCGGGCGCTCAGCTTCGGACGGGTCCCGATGCCGAAGCCAAGGGCCGTTGGCCGATGATGTATTTGTTCACGCGCGCCGAGACCATTTACGCGGGGACGTCCGAGATTCAGCGGAACGTGGTAGCCGAGCGAATGCTGGGGATGCCGAGGGCGAAAGAGTGA
- a CDS encoding four helix bundle protein codes for MTYERFEDLPVWKAGMELAEKVYALTKSREFRPQRSLRDQIERAAVSVSNNIAEGFERGTTNELLAFLYIARGSAGEVRSMLLLLDRLPDFFNLKSQISNLKSLAESISCQLRAWADSLQNSPIQGQRHLTDKVRKLEAEKKARNEFILEIHRISGKKILRVDES; via the coding sequence ATGACGTACGAACGTTTTGAAGACTTGCCCGTGTGGAAGGCGGGGATGGAGCTCGCCGAGAAAGTGTATGCGCTCACGAAATCGCGGGAGTTTCGGCCCCAGCGATCGCTCCGAGACCAGATCGAACGGGCGGCCGTGTCGGTCTCCAACAACATCGCCGAGGGCTTCGAGCGCGGAACAACCAACGAACTGCTCGCATTCCTCTACATTGCTCGCGGCTCAGCCGGCGAAGTCCGCTCCATGCTTCTTCTCCTGGACCGCCTTCCCGATTTCTTCAATTTGAAATCTCAAATCTCAAATCTGAAATCCCTGGCCGAATCCATCTCCTGCCAGCTTCGCGCTTGGGCCGACTCCCTCCAGAATTCCCCCATCCAAGGCCAGCGCCACCTGACGGACAAAGTTCGGAAGCTTGAAGCTGAAAAGAAAGCCCGTAACGAGTTCATCCTCGAAATCCACCGCATTTCCGGAAAGAAAATCCTGCGCGTGGACGAATCATGA